A single Eulemur rufifrons isolate Redbay chromosome 9, OSU_ERuf_1, whole genome shotgun sequence DNA region contains:
- the CANT1 gene encoding soluble calcium-activated nucleotidase 1 — translation MPVQPSDRLEWNESMHSLRISVGGLPVLASMTKAADPRFRPRWRVILPSFVGAAVLWLLYSHRPSPGRPPAHNAHNWRLSQVPADRYNDTYPLSAPQRTPGGIRYRIAVIADLDTESRAQEENTWFSYLKKGYLTLSDSGDKVAVEWDKDHGVLESHLAEKGRGMELSDLIVFNGKLYSVDDRTGVVYQIDGTKAVPWVILSDGDGTVEKGFKAEWLAVKDERLYVGGLGKEWTTPTGDVVNENPEWVKVVGHRGSVDHENWVSGYNALRAAAGIRPPGYLIHESACWSDTLQRWFFLPRRASHERYSEKGDERKGANLLLSAAPDFSDISVSHVGEVVPTHGFSSFKFIPNTDDQIIVALKSEEDSGKIATYIMAFTLDGRFLLPETKIGSVKYEGIEFI, via the exons ATGCCCGTCCAGCCCTCCGACCGCCTGGAATGGAATGAGTCTATGCACTCCCTCCGGATCAGTGTGGGGGGCCTTCCTGTGCTGGCGTCCATGACCAAGGCCGCGGACCCCCGCTTCCGCCCCCGCTGGAGGGTGATCCTGCCGTCCTTTGTGGGCGCCGCCGTCCTCTGGCTGCTCTACTCCCACCGCCCGTCCCCAGGCAGGCCCCCCGCCCACAACGCACACAACTGGAGGCTCAGCCAGGTGCCTGCCGACCGGTACAATGACACTTACCCCCTGTCTGCCCCCCAGAGGACGCCGGGTGGGATTCGGTACCGAATTGCAGTCATTGCTGACCTGGACACAGAGTCACGGGCCCAAGAGGAGAACACCTGGTTCAGTTACCTGAAAAAGGGCTACCTGACCCTGTCAGACAGTGGGGACAAAGTGGCAGTGGAATGGGACAAAGACCACGGGGTCCTGGAGTCCCACCTGGCGGAAAAGGGGAGGGGCATGGAGCTGTCGGATCTGATCGTCTTCAATGGGAAGCTCTACTCCGTGGATGACCGGACGGGGGTCGTCTACCAGATCGACGGCACCAAGGCCGTGCCCTGGGTGATCCTGTCCGACGGCGACGGGACAGTGGAGAAAG GCTTCAAGGCCGAGTGGCTGGCGGTGAAGGACGAGCGTCTGTACGTGGGCGGCCTGGGCAAGGAGTGGACCACCCCCACGGGGGACGTGGTGAACGAGAACCCGGAGTGGGTGAAGGTGGTGGGCCACAGAGGCAGCGTGGACCACGAGAACTGGGTGTCCGGCTACAACGCCCTGAGGGCCGCCGCTGGGATCCGGCCGCCAG GCTACCTCATCCACGAGTCCGCCTGCTGGAGCGACACGCTGCAGCGCTGGTTCTTCCTGCCGCGCCGGGCCAGCCACGAGCGGTACAGCGAGAAGGGCGACGAGCGCAAGGGCGCCAACCTCCTCCTGAGCGCCGCCCCGGACTTCAGCGACATCTCCGTCAGCCACGTGGGGGAGGTGGTGCCCACGCACGGCTTCTCGTCCTTCAAGTTCATCCCCAACACCGACGACCAGATCATCGTGGCCCTCAAGTCCGAAGAGGACAGCGGCAAGATCGCCACCTACATCATGGCCTTCACGCTCGATGGCCGCTTCCTCCTGCCGGAGACCAAGATTGGGAGTGTGAAGTACGAAGGAATagagtttatttaa